One part of the Athene noctua chromosome Z, bAthNoc1.hap1.1, whole genome shotgun sequence genome encodes these proteins:
- the DCTN3 gene encoding dynactin subunit 3 isoform X2, with protein MAAGVTELRRLEWWLEELEQCINGGDSVCGPRKVADELVKVQVSLNNIAGKRERIKILFKKIEDVIKYLDPQYIDRVAVPDAMKLQFILAEEQVIPSRAALLEQVKNLQPILDSASIQAPDHAAKLQRLSQIHIQQQEQRHDLTDSVKTLLEDYNKMTLLLSKQFVQWNEILVHLEAAKEVKPVAE; from the exons ATGGCGGCGGGGGTGACAGAGCTGCGGAGGCTGGAGTGgtggctggaggagctggagcagtGCATTAACGGCGGTGACAGCGTCTGTGGGCCGCGCAAG GTGGCTGACGAGCTGGTGAAGGTGCAGGTGTCGCTGAACAATATCGCCGGCAAGAGGGAGAGGATCAAAATCCTGTTTAAGAAAA TCGAAGATGTAATAAAATACCTTGACCCTCAGTACATTGATAGGGTGGCTGTTCCAGATGCCATGAAGCTGCAGTTCATCTTGGCAG AGGAGCAGGTTATTCCTTCCCGAGCAGCCCTTCTGGAGCAGGTGAAGAATCTCCAGCCCATCTTGGACAGTGCCAGTATCCAAG CTCCTGACCATGCAGCCAAACTACAGCGACTCTCTCAAATCCACATACAGCAGCAG GAACAGCGTCACGATCTCACTGACAGTGTCAAGACACTCCTTGAAGACTACAACAAGATG ACCCTGCTTCTTTCCAAGCAGTTTGTCCAGTGGAATGAAATTCTGGTGCATCTGGAAGCAGCCAAGGAAGTGAAACCCGTGGCCGAGTAA
- the DCTN3 gene encoding dynactin subunit 3 isoform X3 → MAAGVTELRRLEWWLEELEQCINGGDSVCGPRKVADELVKVQVSLNNIAGKRERIKILFKKIEDVIKYLDPQYIDRVAVPDAMKLQFILAAAPDHAAKLQRLSQIHIQQQEQRHDLTDSVKTLLEDYNKMTLLLSKQFVQWNEILVHLEAAKEVKPVAE, encoded by the exons ATGGCGGCGGGGGTGACAGAGCTGCGGAGGCTGGAGTGgtggctggaggagctggagcagtGCATTAACGGCGGTGACAGCGTCTGTGGGCCGCGCAAG GTGGCTGACGAGCTGGTGAAGGTGCAGGTGTCGCTGAACAATATCGCCGGCAAGAGGGAGAGGATCAAAATCCTGTTTAAGAAAA TCGAAGATGTAATAAAATACCTTGACCCTCAGTACATTGATAGGGTGGCTGTTCCAGATGCCATGAAGCTGCAGTTCATCTTGGCAG CAGCTCCTGACCATGCAGCCAAACTACAGCGACTCTCTCAAATCCACATACAGCAGCAG GAACAGCGTCACGATCTCACTGACAGTGTCAAGACACTCCTTGAAGACTACAACAAGATG ACCCTGCTTCTTTCCAAGCAGTTTGTCCAGTGGAATGAAATTCTGGTGCATCTGGAAGCAGCCAAGGAAGTGAAACCCGTGGCCGAGTAA
- the RPP25L gene encoding ribonuclease P protein subunit p25-like protein → MENYKKTKIVEKPCPHPFTDLPPDIIEMKVKDGSKIRNLMGYAISKMELDSVRQILFTGSGKAVSKTITCVEIMKRRLKELHQITKVLFKQIEEIWEPIVPEAGLDALTVKRNIPAICVLLSKDALDPQEPGYQAPGSFDAFWIKTLKAESQGQMKRKQGGGRGASSTGKHPRSAGGASGEPCAKS, encoded by the coding sequence ATGGAGAACTATAAGAAGACCAAAATTGTGGAGAAACCTTGTCCTCATCCTTTCACTGACCTGCCCCCTGATATTATTGAAATGAAAGTGAAGGATGGGAGCAAAATCAGAAATCTGATGGGCTATGCCATCAGCAAGATGGAGCTGGACTCAGTGAGGCAGATCCTTTTCACTGGCTCGGGCAAGGCTGTCAGCAAGACCATTACCTGTGTGGAAATCATGAAACGAAGGCTCAAAGAGCTGCACCAGATCACCAAAGTGCTCTTCAAACAGATCGAAGAGATCTGGGAACCGATTGTGCCTGAGGCAGGCCTTGATGCCTTGACAGTGAAGAGAAACATTCCTGCCATATGTGTCCTACTCAGCAAAGACGCCCTTGATCCTCAGGAGCCAGGATACCAGGCTCCGGGCTCTTTTGATGCCTTCTGGATCAAGACCCTTAAAGCAGAGTCCCAGGGCCAAATGAAGAGGAAGCAGGGTGGAGGCAGGGGAGCTAGCAGCACGGGAAAACACCCTCGGTCTGCTGGAGGAGCATCTGGGGAGCCCTGTGCCAAGTCCTGA
- the ENHO gene encoding adropin encodes MGAALSTGAVVAISFNCIIALLILILFLILCKACRTPSCPRKSPASDADEARNEEKYLLQP; translated from the coding sequence ATGGGGGCCGCTCTCTCCACCGGAGCGGTTGTGGCAATTTCTTTTAACTGTATCATTGCATTGCTaatcctcatcctcttcctcatcctctgcAAGGCCTGCAGGACACCCTCATGCCCCAGGAAGAGTCCAGCTTCTGATGCAGATGAGGCAAGGAATGAAGAGAAGTACCTGCTGCAGCCCTGA
- the DCTN3 gene encoding dynactin subunit 3 isoform X1 — protein sequence MAAGVTELRRLEWWLEELEQCINGGDSVCGPRKVADELVKVQVSLNNIAGKRERIKILFKKIEDVIKYLDPQYIDRVAVPDAMKLQFILAEEQVIPSRAALLEQVKNLQPILDSASIQAAPDHAAKLQRLSQIHIQQQEQRHDLTDSVKTLLEDYNKMTLLLSKQFVQWNEILVHLEAAKEVKPVAE from the exons ATGGCGGCGGGGGTGACAGAGCTGCGGAGGCTGGAGTGgtggctggaggagctggagcagtGCATTAACGGCGGTGACAGCGTCTGTGGGCCGCGCAAG GTGGCTGACGAGCTGGTGAAGGTGCAGGTGTCGCTGAACAATATCGCCGGCAAGAGGGAGAGGATCAAAATCCTGTTTAAGAAAA TCGAAGATGTAATAAAATACCTTGACCCTCAGTACATTGATAGGGTGGCTGTTCCAGATGCCATGAAGCTGCAGTTCATCTTGGCAG AGGAGCAGGTTATTCCTTCCCGAGCAGCCCTTCTGGAGCAGGTGAAGAATCTCCAGCCCATCTTGGACAGTGCCAGTATCCAAG CAGCTCCTGACCATGCAGCCAAACTACAGCGACTCTCTCAAATCCACATACAGCAGCAG GAACAGCGTCACGATCTCACTGACAGTGTCAAGACACTCCTTGAAGACTACAACAAGATG ACCCTGCTTCTTTCCAAGCAGTTTGTCCAGTGGAATGAAATTCTGGTGCATCTGGAAGCAGCCAAGGAAGTGAAACCCGTGGCCGAGTAA